One genomic window of Wolbachia endosymbiont (group B) of Eucosma cana includes the following:
- a CDS encoding IS630 family transposase (programmed frameshift) — protein sequence MALRSKLLDEEVVKSAKEMLKKVRNNAYVSKKLNAVIAAKKYSITSVAKIYCISRKALTSWIKLLKFGREEKLFAPRSRRRKTKLNQAQLQQIEAWIEENPNITIKEMRIRIQEKFDLNISKSTVHRHMQKMKFSYITPRPVHNVQDKSKQEEFKKNLNEVIGKYPEKELFFFDESRFGTHSKVGHGWFKKGTRTRVKIKLGRHNFYLYSAVNPKNGESFSLFAPNVNTDCMNIFLEQMLQYLGTREAVLVMDCASWHKSKNLKVPKNIEIIYLPPYSPELNPVERLWLYIKQNILRNKIYSTIALLESTLCKFLTSLATSTIKQLCSVSYLTPQQ from the exons ATGGCACTCAGATCAAAATTATTGGATGAAGAAGTAGTAAAATCAGCAAAAGAGATGCTGAAGAAAGTAAGGAATAATGCATATGTTTCAAAAAAACTAAACGCTGTAATTGCAGCAAAAAAGTACAGTATAACGTCTGTAGCAAAAATATATTGCATTTCAAGAAAGGCACTAACTTCGTGGATAAAACTCTTGAAATTTGGCAGAGAAGAAAAACTGTTTGCTCCTCGATCACGCCGAAGAAAAACTAAATTAAATCAGGCTCAACTACAGCAAATTGAAGCATGGATAGAAGAAAACCCTAATATTACCATTAAAGAAATGAGAATAAGAATACAGGAAAAGTTCGACTTAAATATTAGCAAATCTACAGTACACCGCCATATGCAAAAGATGAAATTTTCATATATTACACCAAGACCAGTACACAACGTACAAGATAAAAGTAAACAAGAGGAATTC AAAAAAAATCTCAATGAAGTTATTGGAAAGTATCCTGAAAAAGAGCTATTTTTCTTTGATGAATCAAGGTTTGGCACACATTCGAAAGTTGGGCATGGATGGTTTAAAAAAGGTACTAGAACTCGGGTTAAAATAAAGTTAGGTAGGCATAATTTTTATCTCTACAGTGCAGTTAATCCTAAAAATGGAGAGAGTTTTAGCTTATTTGCACCAAATGTTAACACTGATTGCATGAATATATTTCTTGAGCAAATGTTGCAATATCTAGGGACAAGAGAAGCTGTTCTTGTTATGGACTGTGCTAGTTGGCATAAGTCAAAAAATTTAAAGGTACCTAAAAACATTGAGATTATATACCTACCTCCATATTCACCTGAACTTAATCCTGTTGAGAGGCTTTGGTTATATATAAAACAGAACATTTTGCGCAATAAAATATACAGTACTATTGCTTTGCTTGAGAGCACTTTATGCAAATTTCTTACCTCTCTTGCTACTTCTACAATTAAACAACTCTGCTCTGTTTCCTATTTGACTCCACAACAATGA
- a CDS encoding rhodanese-related sulfurtransferase, with translation MSFVIATFYHFVKLSNYYDMKDEIKVACDNVELKGTILLAEEGINATVSGERNAIDKILDFLLSDDRLKGLTWKESSAEYQPFSKMKVRLKREIVNLGVSNLGTSVRGQYVDPEHWDDFISQPDVLVIDTRNEYEVKLGKFKNAINPHTQRFRDFPQWAESFSESKDLKVAMYCTGGIRCEKSTAYMKSLGFKDVYHLKGGILSYLEKTGNKSGNWEGECFVFDDRIAVDHSLAPSDKIKCIFCSSKVSTDELKSVPRGQVVCSDCKSLSIERNSEYNTNL, from the coding sequence ATGAGTTTTGTCATTGCAACTTTCTATCATTTTGTAAAACTCTCTAATTATTATGACATGAAAGACGAAATAAAAGTTGCATGCGACAACGTTGAATTAAAAGGCACTATACTCCTTGCAGAAGAGGGTATTAATGCAACTGTATCTGGAGAAAGAAACGCAATTGATAAAATACTTGATTTTCTACTTTCTGATGACAGGCTAAAAGGTCTTACTTGGAAAGAGAGCTCGGCAGAATATCAACCATTTAGTAAGATGAAAGTGAGATTAAAAAGAGAAATTGTGAATCTTGGTGTAAGTAATCTCGGTACTTCCGTTAGAGGCCAGTACGTTGATCCAGAACATTGGGATGATTTTATCTCTCAACCTGATGTTTTAGTAATAGACACACGAAACGAGTACGAAGTAAAACTAGGCAAGTTTAAAAATGCAATTAACCCACATACTCAACGTTTTCGCGATTTTCCTCAGTGGGCAGAGTCATTTTCTGAGAGTAAAGACCTGAAAGTAGCTATGTACTGTACTGGTGGAATCAGATGTGAGAAATCTACAGCATATATGAAAAGCCTTGGATTTAAAGATGTTTACCATCTTAAAGGCGGTATTCTTTCCTATCTTGAAAAAACTGGTAATAAAAGTGGTAATTGGGAAGGCGAGTGTTTTGTTTTTGATGATAGAATTGCTGTTGATCACTCACTCGCCCCAAGTGATAAAATAAAATGCATATTCTGCTCAAGTAAAGTTTCAACTGATGAGCTGAAATCAGTTCCACGTGGCCAGGTAGTTTGCTCTGATTGTAAATCTTTAAGTATTGAAAGAAATTCAGAATACAACACGAACCTTTAA
- a CDS encoding ABC transporter permease gives MFLRVFKNIFLFLVSVLFVCPILSLISILFTESANSGWVISRLFPEYILNTLILMVGVGLISFIFGVIPAWLTTFFSFPGSRIFEIALFFPISIPGYIVSFVYVNTLEFSGPIQSLLRDTFQLSKGNYWFPEIKSLGGGILVMGFSLYPYVYMLVRSSLKSVSNSVTIASTLGFSSLQSLFSVIIPSIRPSIIAGLSLVLMEVITDFGTPQFLAIDTFTTGIYRTWFLLHDKYSTTVLAVAELIFVATLIVIEKKLQKREISYSSINTNADYHNKRSINGSISLIFSYLMCLLPILIGFILPMIPLIYWSIEKGFFIYEARFYNIITNSISLSFITALISISIAIIIGYTARKNKVISNIARLISLGYAIPNAIIAISIIMFLSRISSFITQYIVEISLVGTIGALVYSYLFRFFAISFKAIESGLKKTPNEIEWTAYTMGHGPISTCLNIHIPLIKKSILSGFLLVFMDTVKELTATLIIRPFNFETISTRVYELVSDERYREAAPFSLMIVIIGLTSTIILFTLDDKNQK, from the coding sequence ATGTTTCTGAGAGTATTTAAAAATATATTCTTGTTTTTAGTAAGTGTATTATTTGTCTGCCCTATACTATCGTTAATATCGATTCTATTTACAGAATCAGCAAACTCTGGATGGGTAATTAGTAGACTTTTTCCTGAATATATACTCAATACGTTGATTTTGATGGTAGGAGTGGGGTTAATATCCTTTATATTTGGAGTAATTCCAGCTTGGCTTACTACATTTTTTTCGTTTCCCGGAAGTAGAATTTTTGAGATTGCCTTATTCTTTCCGATATCAATTCCTGGATATATAGTATCGTTTGTTTATGTAAACACGTTAGAGTTTTCAGGTCCAATTCAGAGCTTGTTAAGAGATACTTTTCAATTGAGCAAAGGTAACTATTGGTTTCCCGAGATCAAATCCCTAGGTGGTGGAATACTAGTAATGGGATTTAGTCTATATCCATACGTTTATATGTTGGTCCGCTCAAGTCTAAAGAGCGTTAGTAACTCAGTCACTATTGCATCAACACTTGGGTTCTCCTCATTACAGAGTCTGTTTTCTGTCATCATACCCTCCATACGTCCATCAATTATAGCTGGGTTATCCTTGGTACTAATGGAAGTAATTACAGATTTCGGCACACCACAGTTTCTTGCTATCGATACTTTCACGACAGGAATATACCGTACTTGGTTTTTATTGCATGACAAATATTCAACTACTGTTTTGGCAGTTGCAGAACTGATTTTCGTTGCAACACTAATAGTTATCGAGAAAAAACTACAAAAAAGAGAAATATCTTACTCTTCAATCAATACTAATGCAGATTATCACAATAAACGTAGTATAAACGGTTCTATATCGTTGATCTTTTCTTATCTTATGTGTTTATTGCCGATATTAATAGGCTTTATTTTACCAATGATTCCACTTATATATTGGAGCATAGAGAAAGGCTTTTTCATATACGAAGCAAGATTTTATAATATAATAACAAACAGTATTAGTTTATCATTTATTACCGCGCTAATCTCGATCAGCATTGCAATAATTATTGGATATACAGCACGTAAAAATAAGGTAATAAGCAATATAGCACGTCTCATTTCTCTTGGATATGCAATTCCAAATGCAATTATTGCAATTAGCATAATAATGTTTTTAAGCAGAATATCTTCTTTCATTACTCAATATATTGTAGAAATTAGCTTGGTAGGAACTATTGGCGCATTAGTTTACTCATATTTATTTCGTTTTTTTGCTATATCTTTCAAGGCGATAGAGTCGGGACTCAAAAAAACACCAAATGAAATTGAATGGACTGCATATACTATGGGTCATGGGCCTATTTCCACGTGCCTGAATATTCATATTCCCCTTATCAAGAAAAGCATACTATCGGGATTTCTGCTCGTGTTTATGGATACGGTAAAAGAACTCACGGCAACACTAATTATCAGACCATTTAATTTTGAAACTATATCAACTAGAGTATATGAACTTGTCAGCGATGAGCGTTACAGAGAAGCTGCCCCATTTTCGTTAATGATAGTTATTATAGGTTTAACCTCTACAATAATCTTATTCACACTTGATGATAAGAATCAAAAATAA
- the apaG gene encoding Co2+/Mg2+ efflux protein ApaG — MTMKYTLITNSVEVTVLPIYIEEQSIPYENCYVWMYNVKIKNKSSSTIQLLSRYWQIIDHKGKINEIAGVGVIGEQPVIKSGEVFKYTSGTYLNTPSGIMQGKYEFLNEESIKTFDVMIPPFSLDSPYVNTRPH, encoded by the coding sequence ATGACCATGAAATACACACTTATTACTAATTCTGTTGAAGTTACAGTTTTGCCAATTTACATTGAAGAGCAATCCATTCCTTATGAAAATTGTTACGTATGGATGTATAATGTTAAGATAAAAAACAAAAGCTCATCAACCATTCAATTATTAAGTCGCTATTGGCAAATAATAGATCATAAGGGCAAAATAAATGAAATTGCCGGAGTTGGTGTTATTGGAGAACAACCTGTAATAAAATCTGGAGAGGTATTCAAATATACAAGTGGAACATACTTAAATACACCATCAGGAATAATGCAGGGTAAATATGAATTTCTGAACGAAGAGAGCATAAAAACCTTTGATGTTATGATACCACCCTTTTCCTTAGACAGTCCATACGTTAACACTAGACCTCATTGA
- a CDS encoding 5-(carboxyamino)imidazole ribonucleotide synthase, whose product MNKTDPLDKKVIGIIGSGQLGKMTAIAAIKLGHKTHIFASTKNDPACSVADDLTIADFCDKRALESFAQSVDLVTIESENIPCSAIDIVSQHTDFYPGKKALHISQNRLREKDFIRDLSIKTADYKSIQNYNQLLESSETFSYPVRLKTTEMGYDGKGQYVIENDSELKQFASFDWNKEYILEASVDLLKEVSIVVARDKNGKVAFFPIAENHHVDGILNTSIAPAKIDNKLAQEVQKTAEKIATALDVVGILAIEFFITQNHELLVNELAPRPHNSCHWSLDACNVSQFEQLVRIICGLSMQEVVLRFPCMTKNIIGNDIYNSHKYLSNEKASLTIYGKKEVRDKRKMGHVNIDLSY is encoded by the coding sequence ATGAACAAAACAGATCCACTGGATAAAAAAGTGATAGGAATAATAGGAAGTGGGCAATTAGGTAAAATGACTGCTATCGCTGCAATAAAACTTGGGCACAAAACGCATATTTTTGCCAGTACTAAAAACGATCCAGCTTGTTCTGTTGCTGATGATTTAACAATAGCAGACTTCTGTGATAAGAGGGCACTTGAATCTTTTGCACAGAGTGTGGATTTAGTCACTATTGAGTCTGAAAATATTCCATGTAGTGCAATTGATATTGTGTCGCAGCATACAGATTTTTATCCAGGTAAAAAGGCGTTACACATTTCGCAAAATAGGCTGAGAGAGAAAGATTTTATTAGAGATTTAAGCATAAAAACTGCTGATTACAAAAGTATACAAAATTATAATCAGCTACTAGAAAGTAGTGAAACTTTTAGCTATCCAGTGAGGCTAAAAACAACAGAAATGGGTTATGATGGAAAAGGACAATATGTGATTGAAAATGATTCTGAACTGAAGCAATTTGCTTCCTTCGATTGGAATAAAGAGTACATTCTTGAAGCAAGTGTTGATTTACTGAAAGAGGTTTCAATAGTCGTTGCAAGAGATAAAAACGGTAAAGTAGCTTTTTTTCCTATAGCAGAGAATCACCACGTTGACGGAATACTTAATACTTCAATAGCACCAGCTAAAATAGATAATAAATTAGCCCAAGAGGTACAAAAAACTGCAGAGAAAATAGCAACTGCACTTGATGTAGTAGGAATTCTAGCTATTGAATTTTTCATCACTCAAAATCATGAATTACTAGTTAATGAACTGGCCCCAAGACCCCACAATTCTTGCCACTGGAGCTTGGATGCATGCAACGTTAGTCAATTCGAGCAGCTAGTTAGGATAATATGCGGTCTATCTATGCAGGAAGTAGTATTACGCTTTCCTTGCATGACAAAAAATATAATAGGTAATGATATATATAATTCTCACAAATATTTGAGCAACGAAAAAGCTAGTTTAACCATATATGGGAAAAAAGAGGTTAGGGACAAGCGTAAAATGGGACATGTCAATATAGATTTAAGTTATTGA
- a CDS encoding aspartate-semialdehyde dehydrogenase — MGCKIAVIGATGRVGREVLSALAEFQDEGKISIDSVVAFASKKSEGKKVSFGDEELTVLDLENYDFAGINIAIFCAGSHVSERYVPIATEAGCIVVDNTSHFRMKEGVPLVIPEINKDKITEYKNHNIISNPNCTTIQMLLALHLLHQKAKIKRIVASTYQSTSGVGKAAMDELYNQTKKIFMNEAKKPEIFPKQIAFNCIPHIGEFMEDGSTKEEWKMQEEAKKILEEDIKVTATCVRVPVLVGHAIAVNVEFDQHITEEEAREMLSEDDGVLVQDKREDGGYMTQVDVVQEDAVYISRIRQDDTVKHGLNMWIVADNLRKGAALNIVQILEILIKEHL, encoded by the coding sequence ATGGGATGTAAGATTGCAGTTATTGGAGCAACAGGAAGAGTAGGGCGTGAGGTATTAAGCGCGCTTGCCGAGTTTCAAGACGAAGGAAAAATTTCAATAGATTCTGTTGTTGCTTTTGCATCAAAAAAATCAGAGGGAAAAAAGGTAAGTTTCGGCGATGAAGAATTAACTGTCTTAGACCTTGAGAACTACGATTTTGCTGGAATTAATATAGCAATTTTCTGTGCTGGGTCTCATGTTTCCGAGAGATACGTACCGATTGCAACTGAAGCTGGATGTATTGTCGTAGATAATACCTCTCATTTTAGGATGAAAGAAGGCGTGCCACTAGTTATTCCAGAGATCAACAAAGATAAAATTACGGAGTATAAAAACCATAACATAATATCTAATCCAAATTGTACTACAATACAAATGTTGCTGGCATTACATTTATTACACCAAAAAGCAAAAATAAAGAGAATCGTTGCTTCAACTTATCAATCAACTTCTGGTGTAGGTAAAGCAGCAATGGATGAGCTTTACAATCAGACAAAAAAAATCTTTATGAATGAAGCTAAAAAACCTGAAATATTTCCTAAGCAAATAGCATTTAATTGCATTCCTCATATAGGAGAGTTCATGGAAGATGGTTCTACAAAAGAGGAGTGGAAAATGCAAGAGGAGGCAAAAAAAATTTTAGAAGAGGATATAAAAGTAACTGCAACTTGTGTCCGAGTACCTGTTCTTGTTGGTCATGCTATAGCAGTAAATGTAGAATTTGATCAGCATATAACTGAAGAAGAAGCTCGTGAAATGCTCAGTGAAGACGATGGAGTTTTAGTGCAAGATAAGCGCGAAGATGGTGGATATATGACTCAGGTTGATGTTGTGCAAGAGGATGCCGTATACATATCGCGTATTAGACAAGACGATACCGTTAAACACGGATTAAATATGTGGATAGTAGCTGATAATCTACGCAAAGGTGCAGCACTAAATATAGTGCAGATCTTGGAGATCTTGATCAAAGAGCATTTATAG
- a CDS encoding APC family permease: MSNKIGFLAVFALVISSQIGSGVFMLPISLAPYGAYSLISWMISGAGAVSLALVFATLCAKFPETGGPHVYVKHAFGSTAAFFVGWTYWVISWVSTTALIVVGVGYLTPFFHEDIKSMRLFLELLLFTIITLINLRGIATAGRVEFLLTIVKVAVLLAIPVAALFFFDRNNFIISEEILSLTKSQILARSTLLTLWCFIGLELATAPAGSVDNPAKTIPKAVVLGTVCVAVIYFINNFAIMGLINGNNLASSRAPYVDAIKIMFSGNWHLIVSIVAFIFCVGSLNAWVLSSGQVAFGLAEDRLMPKFFAKRNKHGSPFWGITVSSIGTAVLLILTSNNNFAQQITSIIDFSVISFLFVYLTCCFAFLKVIIKERSCYKFLIGSIATTFCCWVILETPVSTLLISSLFTASGIPIYLLWYCKTSVQQIQ, encoded by the coding sequence GTGTCAAATAAAATAGGTTTTTTGGCTGTTTTTGCTTTAGTCATTAGTAGCCAAATCGGCTCTGGGGTTTTTATGCTTCCAATTAGCCTTGCGCCATATGGCGCTTATAGCCTTATAAGCTGGATGATATCAGGAGCTGGTGCTGTGTCTCTTGCGCTAGTTTTTGCTACACTATGTGCAAAATTTCCAGAAACAGGAGGTCCTCACGTTTATGTAAAACATGCTTTTGGTTCTACAGCAGCTTTCTTTGTTGGTTGGACATATTGGGTAATCTCATGGGTTAGTACAACAGCTTTAATAGTTGTGGGTGTTGGCTATCTTACACCATTTTTCCATGAAGATATCAAAAGTATGCGTTTATTTTTAGAGCTGTTGTTATTTACAATCATTACATTAATAAATTTAAGGGGAATAGCTACTGCAGGGCGCGTTGAGTTTCTGCTCACGATTGTGAAGGTTGCTGTATTGCTTGCAATACCTGTAGCAGCACTGTTTTTTTTCGATAGAAACAACTTTATTATAAGTGAAGAAATACTAAGTCTTACAAAATCGCAAATTCTTGCCCGCTCTACACTCCTTACTTTATGGTGTTTTATTGGACTTGAATTGGCAACAGCACCTGCAGGTTCAGTTGATAATCCAGCTAAAACTATACCAAAAGCTGTGGTGCTTGGCACAGTTTGTGTTGCTGTTATATATTTTATCAACAATTTTGCAATTATGGGATTGATCAATGGCAACAATTTAGCAAGTTCAAGAGCACCATATGTTGATGCGATAAAAATTATGTTTTCTGGTAATTGGCATTTAATTGTTTCTATAGTTGCATTCATTTTTTGTGTTGGCAGTCTAAACGCTTGGGTTTTATCTAGTGGACAAGTTGCTTTTGGTCTTGCAGAAGATAGACTAATGCCAAAATTCTTTGCTAAAAGGAACAAGCATGGCTCTCCTTTTTGGGGAATAACAGTTAGTTCAATTGGAACTGCAGTTTTACTAATTCTCACTTCAAACAACAATTTTGCCCAGCAGATTACGTCGATTATTGACTTTTCTGTAATTTCATTTTTGTTCGTTTATCTTACATGCTGTTTTGCCTTTCTAAAGGTTATTATAAAGGAGAGGAGTTGTTATAAGTTTTTAATTGGTAGCATAGCAACAACCTTTTGTTGTTGGGTGATATTAGAAACCCCTGTAAGTACTCTGCTGATTTCGAGCCTGTTTACTGCAAGTGGCATACCCATTTATTTATTGTGGTACTGCAAGACTTCTGTGCAACAAATTCAGTAG
- a CDS encoding APC family permease, with protein MSNKIGFLAIFALVISSQIGSGIFMLPISLAPYGAYSLISWVISGFGAISLALVFASLCAKFPETGGPHIYVKHAFGSTAAFFVGWTYWVSSWVSSTAVTIASIGYLAPLFHNDIQDIRLLLEITLILAIMLINLRGVTTAGHVELLLTIVKIIALLAIPIAGLFFFDRNNFVVSEEVSNFTMSQVLARSTLLTLWCFIGLESATAPAGSVNNPSKTIPRAIVLGTVCVAVIYFINSLSIMGLISGNELASSKAPYVDAIKIMLPGNWHLIVSVVAFIVSVSNLNAWFLADGQVTLGLAKDKLMPQFFGKKNKHDAPLWGIILSTLGVLVLLILTSNKSFAEQVTSIIDISVVSFLFIYLACSLAFLKVNIEEKSYCKFLIGGLAISFCCWIIYETSIKTLLISSLFPLSGTLIYLLWYHKLKT; from the coding sequence GTGTCAAATAAAATAGGCTTTTTGGCTATTTTCGCCTTGGTGATCAGTAGCCAAATCGGCTCTGGAATTTTTATGCTCCCAATTAGCCTTGCACCATACGGCGCTTATAGCCTCATAAGCTGGGTTATATCAGGATTTGGTGCTATATCTCTTGCTTTAGTTTTTGCTTCACTCTGCGCAAAATTTCCAGAAACGGGTGGTCCTCATATTTATGTGAAACATGCCTTTGGCTCTACAGCAGCTTTTTTTGTTGGCTGGACATATTGGGTAAGCTCGTGGGTAAGCTCAACAGCTGTGACAATTGCAAGTATCGGTTATTTAGCCCCGCTTTTTCATAATGATATACAAGATATACGTTTGCTTTTAGAAATAACATTAATTTTAGCTATCATGCTAATAAACTTAAGAGGGGTAACTACTGCTGGGCATGTTGAGCTTCTTCTGACCATTGTTAAAATTATCGCACTTCTTGCAATACCCATAGCAGGATTATTTTTCTTTGATAGAAATAATTTTGTTGTAAGTGAGGAAGTATCAAACTTTACGATGTCTCAAGTCCTTGCGCGCTCTACACTCCTTACTCTATGGTGTTTTATTGGACTTGAATCAGCAACGGCACCTGCAGGATCTGTCAATAATCCCTCTAAAACAATACCAAGGGCTATAGTGCTTGGAACAGTCTGTGTTGCTGTGATATATTTCATCAATAGTCTTTCAATTATGGGATTGATAAGTGGTAATGAACTAGCTAGTTCAAAAGCACCATATGTTGATGCGATAAAAATTATGCTTCCAGGTAATTGGCATTTAATTGTTTCTGTTGTTGCCTTTATCGTTTCTGTAAGTAATTTAAATGCTTGGTTTTTAGCTGATGGACAGGTCACCTTAGGCCTTGCAAAAGACAAGTTAATGCCGCAATTTTTTGGCAAAAAAAATAAGCATGATGCTCCATTATGGGGAATAATACTCAGTACTTTGGGGGTGTTAGTTTTACTTATCCTAACGTCAAACAAAAGTTTTGCTGAGCAAGTAACTTCAATAATTGATATCTCTGTGGTGTCATTTTTGTTTATCTACTTAGCATGTAGTCTTGCTTTTCTCAAAGTTAATATAGAAGAGAAAAGCTACTGCAAATTTTTAATTGGAGGTTTGGCTATATCTTTTTGCTGTTGGATAATATACGAGACTTCTATAAAAACATTGTTAATATCAAGTCTATTCCCTTTGAGCGGAACACTTATTTATCTACTTTGGTATCATAAACTAAAAACTTAA
- the surE gene encoding 5'/3'-nucleotidase SurE: protein MIILITNDDGFESEGIKLLKKIAHNFASEIWIVAPDTDRSGSARSLDYPVKQFIKISQHSEREFSVSGTPADCVIIALNKIMNKKPDLILSGVNIGSNVGDDICYSGTIGAAMEGAARSIPSIALSQVYHDKIDWNNTKVFAPKVISKLMKVGWPKNIVMSVNFPATEKVKGVEFAEQGEYNIDGDLTFTENSNGSLSLNWSREHSGSGSINKIKGGFITITPIKLDFTDYDILNAMKNSCAEEFSSIANTPIASD from the coding sequence ATGATAATATTGATAACAAACGATGATGGTTTTGAAAGTGAAGGAATAAAATTACTTAAAAAGATTGCACATAATTTTGCATCAGAAATATGGATAGTGGCACCAGATACTGACAGGAGTGGATCTGCAAGATCTCTTGACTATCCAGTAAAGCAATTTATTAAAATAAGTCAACATAGTGAAAGGGAGTTTAGTGTGTCTGGTACTCCCGCAGATTGTGTCATTATTGCACTAAATAAGATTATGAATAAAAAACCAGACTTAATATTATCTGGAGTAAATATTGGATCAAATGTCGGAGATGACATTTGTTATTCAGGCACAATCGGTGCTGCAATGGAGGGTGCTGCAAGGTCTATACCCTCTATTGCACTAAGCCAAGTTTATCATGATAAAATAGACTGGAACAATACAAAAGTTTTTGCACCAAAGGTTATCAGCAAGCTAATGAAAGTTGGTTGGCCTAAAAATATAGTGATGAGTGTAAATTTTCCTGCTACAGAAAAAGTGAAAGGAGTAGAATTTGCTGAGCAAGGTGAATACAACATTGATGGGGATTTAACTTTTACTGAAAATTCGAATGGTTCTTTGAGCTTAAATTGGTCTCGAGAGCACTCAGGCAGTGGTAGTATAAATAAAATAAAAGGAGGTTTTATTACTATTACACCGATAAAATTAGATTTTACAGATTATGATATATTAAATGCTATGAAAAATTCTTGTGCAGAGGAATTTTCTTCTATAGCTAACACTCCTATTGCTTCTGATTAG
- the hisS gene encoding histidine--tRNA ligase, with translation MTNQTVKGTKDLLFDEWYKFKYIEQTANRISSLYGFLPVQTPIFEYTEVFTKTLGDSSDIINKEMYTFIDKGGKSITLRPEFTAAIVRLLIEKKLQTPIKLFSTGPAFRYERPQKGRQRQFHQINFEIFGIEDPKADIELISLAQHLLTEFGINENVRLEINSLGESETTSKYREALISYLKKFQNDLSEDSQNRLIKNPLRILDSKDKIDKEIISDAPKISDYYTKESSYFFDQVLNGLQALGIPYTVNSKLVRGLDYYCHTVFEFVTEDLGAQGAVFAGGRYDNLVSSVGGKHTPAIGFAGGIERIMELINYAEKKERPIYIIPIGGEAEEHALTLASELRRNGLYVIYEYSGTLKTRMKKANQANAKVVLIFGDEELSSKTLKIKNMDTGEEKMITRDKIVENI, from the coding sequence ATGACTAATCAAACAGTTAAAGGAACGAAAGATCTTCTGTTTGATGAATGGTATAAATTTAAATACATAGAGCAAACAGCAAATAGAATCTCAAGTTTATACGGCTTTTTACCTGTTCAAACTCCGATATTTGAATACACAGAAGTCTTTACAAAGACTTTAGGTGATAGTTCAGATATCATAAATAAAGAGATGTATACTTTTATTGATAAAGGAGGAAAGAGCATAACTCTGCGTCCTGAATTCACTGCAGCTATTGTTAGGTTACTCATTGAAAAAAAACTGCAAACACCGATAAAATTATTCTCAACAGGACCTGCATTCCGCTATGAAAGACCACAAAAGGGACGACAAAGGCAATTTCATCAGATAAATTTTGAGATTTTTGGCATAGAAGATCCGAAAGCTGATATTGAATTGATATCACTTGCTCAGCATTTACTCACTGAATTTGGCATCAATGAGAATGTAAGACTGGAAATCAACTCTTTGGGTGAGAGTGAAACAACAAGTAAGTATAGAGAGGCTTTGATATCGTATTTAAAAAAGTTTCAAAATGACCTATCAGAAGATAGTCAAAATAGATTGATTAAAAACCCACTCAGAATATTAGACTCTAAGGATAAGATAGATAAAGAAATAATCTCTGACGCACCAAAAATCAGTGATTATTATACAAAAGAATCTTCATATTTCTTTGACCAGGTGTTAAATGGACTGCAAGCTCTTGGCATACCTTACACTGTAAATAGCAAATTAGTTCGAGGTCTAGACTATTATTGTCACACAGTATTTGAATTTGTCACAGAAGATTTAGGTGCACAAGGAGCAGTTTTTGCCGGTGGAAGATACGATAATCTAGTATCTTCAGTAGGTGGAAAACACACTCCAGCAATAGGATTTGCAGGGGGGATTGAGCGTATAATGGAATTAATCAACTATGCTGAAAAAAAAGAGAGGCCTATTTATATAATTCCAATCGGTGGAGAAGCTGAAGAACATGCTCTAACACTTGCAAGTGAATTACGCAGAAATGGTTTATATGTGATTTACGAATATAGTGGAACTCTAAAAACCCGAATGAAAAAAGCAAATCAAGCAAATGCAAAAGTTGTATTAATCTTTGGTGATGAAGAGCTAAGCAGTAAAACTTTAAAAATTAAAAACATGGACACGGGTGAAGAAAAAATGATTACTCGCGATAAAATCGTAGAAAATATCTAA